Proteins found in one Arachis stenosperma cultivar V10309 chromosome 8, arast.V10309.gnm1.PFL2, whole genome shotgun sequence genomic segment:
- the LOC130944480 gene encoding uncharacterized protein LOC130944480, whose protein sequence is MSLKETAPVICKNILVLMAFTFRNSPLLLFLLFVFVGLKGVELKNDTAPRQSNNAAFVTNNSTQGKHNTSSENKVVKGSSWYYRGRGGGSGGGGGGGGGGGGGRGGGGGGGGGGGGGGWGEGGGGGGGGWWKWGCGGGRTRHGSNKLKRKDISENKKDYRIGEYAECMARTRCQGMRLECPLHCGGPCLYDCHHMCKPHCYRP, encoded by the exons ATGAGCTTGAAGGAGACGGCACCCGTTATATGCAAAAACATTCTTGTTCTTATGGCGTTCACTTTCAGAAATTCTCCTCTGCTTCTCTTTCTGTTATTTGTATTTGTGGGTCTTAAAGGTGTCGAGCTAAAAAATGACACTGCTCCCAGGCAAAGCAATAATGCCGCTTTCGTAACTAATAACTCTACTCAGGGAAAGCACAACACTAGTTCCGAGAACAAAGTTGTCAAAGGTAGTAGTTGGTATTATAGAGGAAGAGGGGGAGGCAGCGGTGGTggaggtggtggtggaggaggaggaggaggaggaagaggaggaggaggaggaggaggtggaggtggaggtggaggtggtTGGGGTGAAGGCG gaggaggaggtggtggtggATGGTGGAAATGGGGTTGTGGAGGGGGACGAACAAGGCATGGTAGCAATAAGCTGAAGAGGAAGGACATATCTGAAAATAAGAAAGATTATAGGATTGGAGAGTATGCAGAATGCATGGCAAGAACACGATGCCAGGGGATGAGATTGGAGTGCCCTCTTCATTGCGGAGGACCTTGTCTTTATGACTGTCACCATATGTGCAAACCTCACTGTTACCGACCCTAA
- the LOC130946533 gene encoding uncharacterized protein LOC130946533, whose protein sequence is MDETSSILLPTQRYAAAALFALALHHSQIHQSQTPDTPHADADGDATSPASAKASVSDDSDLWIHDKRGLLFPVFRFLGVDDQAWCGLKETAGSSPQVRDHVGAFLKLLSEEGDAASSERLAKEAALAKVLDITVESKETDADSSGAERGSHELKNGNQGDSSNATTESSAVIAQPRHETIESSVLVPQKKEASLALENDVFEEPLEEATLISYQRKVTVLYALLSACVADIAKDDKNCCRARQGYDARHRVALRLLALWLGVKWNEMEAMESMVVYSVMNSAIKGGDKEEETVEAETNWDKWKRGGIIGAAALTGGTLMAITGGLAAPAIAHGLTALAPTLGTIVPAIGTGGFAAAATATGSAAGSVAVAASFGAAGAGLTGSKMATRIGSLEEFELKEIGDIHQGRLAVGIFISGLAFQEKDFVEPWEGYCNNMERYVLQYESQILIALSTAIQDWIRSKIMLELMKDGAMLTVLSTLVSALAWPATLVTAFDFIDSRWAIAVDRSDKAGKVLADVLLKGLQGNRPVTLVGFSLGARVIFKCLQCLAEAEGDNAGLVERVVILGAPISIKDENWEAARKMVAGRFVNAYSKNDWTLGVTFRASLLSQGLAGIQPVDVPGMENIDVTQLIEGHASYLQETRNILKYLELDNYNSIFRNEPESPQGQKSTAS, encoded by the exons ATGGATGAAACCTCTTCTATCTTGTTGCCTACTCAGAGATACGCAGCTGCTGCTCTGTTTGCTCTCGCACTTCACCACTCTCAGATCCATCAATCTCAAACTCCCGACACTCCTCACGCCGATGCCGACGGTGATGCTACTAGCCCCGCCTCCGCCAAGGCTTCTGTTTCCGACGATTCTGACCTTTGGATCCACGATAAGCGTGGTTTGCTCTTCCCAGTGTTTAG GTTTCTCGGAGTGGATGACCAAGCGTGGTGTGGCCTAAAGGAAACTGCAGGTTCTTCTCCTCAAGTCAGGGATCACGTTGGAGCT TTCTTGAAACTACTGTCCGAGGAAGGTGATGCAGCTTCTTCAGAAAGACTGGCTAAAGAAGCTGCATTGGCCAAGGTTCTTGATATCACAGTTGAAAGCAAGGAAACTGATGCTGATTCTTCAGGCGCAGAACGTGGAAGCCATGAGTTGAAAAATGGAAACCAAGGAGATTCAAGCAATGCTACGACAGAATCATCTGCTGTGATTGCTCAGCCACGTCATGAAACAATCGAGAGCTCAGTTCTGGTGCCTCAGAAGAAAGAAGCTTCCCTTGCACTTGAAAATGATGTTTTTGAAGAACCTTTGGAGGAGGCAACCCTTATCAGTTACCAGAGGAAAGTGACAGTTCTTTATGCACTTCTTTCAGCTTGTGTAGCAGATATTGCTAAGGATGACAAGAACTGCTGTCGTGCAAGGCAGGGGTATGATGCTCGTCACCGTGTTGCTTTGCGGTTGCTTGCTTTATGGCTCGGTGTCAAGTGGAATGAAATG GAAGCAATGGAGTCAATGGTTGTTTATTCAGTAATGAATTCAGCGATTAAAGGAGGAGACAAGGAGGAAGAAACTGTAGAAGCAGAAACCAACTGGGATAAATGGAAGCGTGGAGGTATTATTGGAGCAGCTGCTTTAACAGGAGGAACCTTAATGGCTATAACCGGTG GCTTGGCTGCCCCAGCAATTGCCCATGGATTAACTGCTTTAGCTCCTACACTGGGCACTATTGTTCCTGCCATTGGAACTGGTGGTTTTGCTGCAGCAGCAACTGCTACAGGATCTGCTGCTGGATCAGTAGCCGTTGCTGCATCATTTGGAG CTGCTGGAGCTGGCCTTACTGGTAGTAAGATGGCAACAAGAATTGGAAGTCTTGAGGAATTTGAGTTGAAAGAAATTGGAGACATTCATCAGGGT CGTCTAGCAGTAGGAATCTTCATTTCAGGGCTTGCGTTTCAGGAAAAAGATTTTGTAGAACCTTGGGAAGGTTACTGCAATAACATGGAGAG GTATGTGCTTCAATATGAGTCACAAATTTTGATTGCACTAAGCACTGCCATCCAGGACTGGATCAGATCAA AAATTATGCTCGAGTTGATGAAAGATGGTGCCATGCTGACAGTATTAAGTACCCTTGTGTCAGCATTAGCGTGGCCTGCAACTTTAGTTACTGCATTTGATTTTATAGACAGCAGATGGGCAATTGCAGTGGATAG ATCAGACAAGGCGGGTAAAGTGCTTGCTGATGTCTTGCTGAAAGGCTTGCAGGGAAACAG GCCTGTGACACTAGTAGGTTTTTCATTGGGAGCCCGCGTTAttttcaagtgtctccaatgtcTGGCTGAGGCCGAAGGAGACAATG CCGGACTGGTGGAAAGGGTTGTTATCCTTGGAGCACCCATCTCGATTAAAGATGAAAATTGGGAGGCAGCTAGAAAG ATGGTAGCTGGAAGGTTTGTGAACGCTTACTCTAAGAATGACTGGACACTAGGTGTAACTTTTCGTGCCAG TTTGCTTTCTCAAGGACTAGCTGGAATCCAACCTGTTGATGTTCCAGGGATGGAGAAT ATTGATGTGACACAATTGATAGAAGGCCACGCTAGCTACCTGCAGGAGACACGGAATATACTTAAGTACCTTGAATTGGACAATTATAACTCTATTTTCAGAAATGAACCTGAAAGCCCCCAGGGGCAGAAGAGTACAGCGAGCTAG